A section of the Phycisphaerae bacterium genome encodes:
- a CDS encoding MFS transporter gives MGKPLTDVDKLRRLPWLYAGNVWNQIFCILTVFGSVFILFLNELGLEKTQIGFLLALIPFAAIIAVISTPLSARLGFKRTFVWFFAARKIVAGLLMLVPLVLLHFGRESAFVWVAVTVLGFAVARAIAESAFIPWQQEAVPNNIRGKLGAINTILSTVAAIVTLIVASHVVGHFDSLYRFVVLIGVGVVAGLVSTWCFSFVPGGEPPDGTVQTRHFGTMLDSLRDRNFRLFLVGLALVIFGFNPLAAFVPLYMKEQIGLATGKVVLLDVGAYAGIMVSSYLWGWASDRYGSKPVMLSGLGVMLLLPVIWFLLPRQSPASAALAMGAALVVGVATMGWQIGYGRYLYVSAVPAEHKTGYMAVFYAWAGLTAGIAPLLAGRFLDFCGGISSKVSVFTVDQYTPLFAACFSMLTCGVIVMSRVRGDGAMPTGRFVGMFLQGHPVMAIGTMVRYHLARDEGERVSTTERMGQARNPLSINELIEALHDPSFNVRYEAIISVARMPARPELVDELLLVLGGKEPDLAIAAAWALGRIGDKSAVLPLRETLLSDYSLLRARSARALATLGDVESIPFLLREFRCETDDGVRLAYASALGILRASEATDDLIAFLRSRQDSVSREEVALALGRIVGSERRYISLWRSLRSEPGTSAAQALLDIKKSFETGCGRDDRLVAAFDECAQWFARNDLETGARRLSMTVRELLADARDDALDAIIQECGEQLARGGGARMEYVLLALHAAAARPRSPRVKAKCPDKPLPGTEQQFSR, from the coding sequence ATGGGCAAGCCGTTGACCGATGTGGACAAGTTGCGCCGATTGCCCTGGCTCTACGCTGGGAACGTCTGGAATCAGATATTCTGCATTCTGACGGTTTTCGGGTCGGTGTTCATTCTGTTTTTGAACGAGCTGGGTCTGGAGAAGACCCAGATCGGTTTTCTGCTGGCGTTGATTCCGTTCGCGGCGATCATCGCGGTGATCAGTACGCCGCTGTCGGCGCGGTTGGGGTTCAAGCGGACGTTCGTCTGGTTCTTTGCGGCTCGCAAGATCGTGGCGGGTCTGCTGATGCTGGTGCCGCTGGTGCTGTTGCACTTCGGGCGGGAGTCGGCGTTCGTCTGGGTGGCGGTGACGGTGTTGGGTTTCGCGGTGGCGCGGGCGATCGCGGAGTCGGCGTTTATTCCGTGGCAGCAGGAGGCGGTGCCGAACAACATCCGGGGCAAGCTGGGTGCGATCAACACGATCCTTTCGACGGTGGCGGCGATCGTCACGCTCATCGTCGCCAGCCATGTCGTGGGGCATTTCGATTCGCTGTACCGTTTCGTGGTGCTGATCGGGGTGGGGGTGGTGGCGGGGCTGGTTTCGACGTGGTGCTTCAGCTTCGTTCCCGGTGGCGAACCACCGGACGGCACGGTTCAGACCCGGCACTTCGGCACGATGCTGGATTCGCTACGCGACCGGAACTTTCGGCTGTTCCTGGTGGGGTTGGCGTTGGTGATTTTCGGGTTCAACCCGCTGGCGGCGTTCGTTCCGCTGTATATGAAGGAACAGATCGGGCTGGCCACGGGCAAGGTGGTGCTGCTGGACGTGGGGGCGTACGCGGGGATCATGGTGTCATCGTACCTGTGGGGATGGGCGTCGGACCGGTACGGGAGCAAGCCGGTGATGCTGTCGGGGCTGGGCGTGATGCTGCTGCTGCCGGTGATCTGGTTTCTGCTGCCGCGTCAGTCGCCGGCGAGTGCGGCGCTGGCGATGGGGGCGGCGCTGGTGGTGGGGGTGGCGACGATGGGTTGGCAGATCGGGTATGGGCGGTATCTTTACGTCAGCGCGGTTCCGGCGGAGCACAAGACGGGGTACATGGCGGTGTTCTACGCGTGGGCGGGACTGACCGCGGGGATCGCTCCGCTGCTGGCGGGGCGGTTTCTGGATTTTTGCGGCGGGATTTCGTCGAAGGTTTCGGTGTTCACGGTCGACCAGTACACGCCGCTGTTCGCGGCGTGTTTTTCGATGCTGACGTGCGGGGTGATCGTGATGAGCCGGGTTCGGGGCGATGGGGCGATGCCCACGGGGCGGTTCGTCGGCATGTTCCTGCAGGGTCATCCGGTGATGGCGATCGGCACGATGGTGCGGTACCACCTGGCGCGGGACGAGGGGGAGCGGGTGAGCACGACGGAGCGGATGGGCCAGGCCCGCAACCCGCTGAGCATCAACGAGCTGATCGAGGCGCTTCACGATCCGAGCTTCAACGTGCGGTACGAGGCGATCATCTCGGTCGCCCGCATGCCGGCGCGTCCGGAGCTGGTGGACGAGCTGCTGCTGGTTCTTGGCGGGAAGGAGCCGGACCTGGCGATTGCGGCGGCGTGGGCTTTGGGGCGAATCGGCGACAAGAGCGCCGTCTTGCCGCTGCGCGAGACCCTTCTGTCCGACTACAGCCTGTTGCGGGCCCGAAGCGCCCGGGCTCTGGCGACTCTCGGCGACGTCGAGAGTATTCCATTTCTGTTGCGGGAGTTTCGCTGCGAGACCGACGACGGGGTCCGGCTGGCCTACGCCTCGGCGCTGGGCATCCTGCGGGCATCGGAGGCCACCGACGACCTGATCGCCTTCCTCCGAAGCCGTCAGGATTCGGTATCGCGCGAGGAGGTCGCGTTGGCCCTTGGGCGGATTGTCGGTTCCGAACGGCGGTATATCAGCCTCTGGCGGTCGCTTCGCTCGGAGCCCGGCACCAGTGCGGCCCAGGCGCTGCTGGATATCAAGAAGTCCTTTGAAACCGGTTGCGGACGGGACGACCGGCTGGTGGCCGCCTTCGACGAGTGTGCCCAGTGGTTCGCCCGCAACGATCTGGAGACCGGGGCAAGACGACTGTCGATGACGGTTCGGGAACTGCTGGCCGACGCCCGGGATGACGCCCTGGACGCCATTATCCAGGAGTGCGGCGAGCAGCTTGCCCGGGGCGGCGGCGCCCGGATGGAGTACGTCCTGCTGGCCCTGCACGCGGCTGCCGCGCGGCCCCGCAGCCCGCGGGTGAAGGCCAAATGTCCGGACAAGCCCCTTCCCGGAACCGAGCAACAATTTTCCCGGTAA